A window of the Brassica oleracea var. oleracea cultivar TO1000 chromosome C1, BOL, whole genome shotgun sequence genome harbors these coding sequences:
- the LOC106312713 gene encoding probable protein phosphatase 2C 55, with product MLPVREGLQKQVKILIGLGFGGYRGFHSRFASPNGFLEPASSDLLLSNERRNLSVLGALSRTFSVPSVSGPAFQVCGYHIDLLLSDASLRSVGESMASLGGSKSLFLDRRFDPSVSGVMVCGDGRSRGRISMRLTGRDHGDNNSTVYGYFAYRAAKKWIAFNPKTGGLGFRGLHSSLLSRFSVGNAPDVSFDSSPAEELAKGSSDSVADKLCVKPLKLVSGSCYLPHPDKEATGGEDAHFICAEEQALGVADGVGGWAELGIDAGYYSRELMSNSVNAIHDEPKGSIDPARVLEKAHTSTKSQGSSTACIIALTDQGLNAINLGDSGFMVVREGHTVFRSPVQQHDFNFTYQLESGSNGDLPSSGQMFTVAVAPGDVIIAGTDGLFDNLYNNEITAIVVQAVRAGTDPQVTAQKIAALARQRAQDKNRQTPFSTAAQDAGFRYYGGKLDDITVVVSYVAASKEEG from the coding sequence ATGTTACCCGTGAGAGAAGGTCTTCAGAAACAGGTTAAGATTCTTATTGGATTAGGGTTTGGGGGTTACCGGGGTTTCCACTCTAGATTCGCTAGCCCTAACGGGTTTCTCGAGCCCGCGAGCTCCGATTTGCTTCTGAGCAACGAAAGGAGGAACCTTTCTGTCCTCGGTGCTCTCTCTCGAACTTTCTCTGTTCCTTCTGTGTCCGGTCCGGCGTTTCAGGTCTGTGGTTATCACATTGATCTCTTGCTCTCGGACGCGAGTTTGAGATCGGTGGGTGAATCAATGGCGAGTCTTGGTGGTTCAAAGTCCTTGTTTTTAGATCGCCGTTTTGATCCTTCCGTTTCTGGTGTGATGGTGTGTGGAGATGGTCGTAGCCGTGGAAGGATCAGTATGAGACTCACAGGAAGAGATCACGGGGATAATAACTCTACGGTCTACGGCTACTTTGCTTATCGAGCTGCTAAGAAATGGATTGCTTTCAATCCTAAAACTGGAGGGTTAGGGTTTAGAGGCTTACACAGCTCACTGTTGAGCCGCTTTTCAGTTGGGAATGCGCCTGATGTCTCGTTTGATAGCTCTCCCGCCGAGGAGCTGGCTAAAGGCTCTTCGGATTCTGTAGCGGATAAGCTTTGTGTTAAGCCGTTGAAGCTTGTCTCCGGGTCTTGCTACCTACCTCATCCTGATAAAGAGGCGACGGGAGGAGAGGATGCTCACTTTATCTGCGCAGAGGAGCAAGCTTTGGGTGTTGCAGATGGTGTGGGAGGTTGGGCAGAGCTTGGCATCGATGCGGGTTACTACTCTCGTGAGCTTATGTCTAACTCTGTGAACGCAATCCATGACGAGCCTAAAGGATCGATCGATCCTGCCAGAGTATTGGAGAAGGCTCATACTAGTACAAAGTCACAAGGGTCTTCAACGGCTTGCATCATAGCGTTGACGGACCAGGGACTTAACGCGATCAACCTAGGGGACAGCGGGTTCATGGTGGTCCGTGAAGGGCATACCGTTTTCCGCTCTCCCGTTCAACAGCATGACTTCAACTTCACGTATCAGCTGGAGAGTGGGAGCAACGGCGATTTGCCAAGCTCAGGTCAGATGTTCACGGTCGCTGTAGCTCCCGGAGACGTGATAATAGCTGGAACAGACGGATTATTCGACAATTTGTACAACAACGAGATCACAGCGATAGTGGTTCAAGCGGTGAGAGCTGGAACAGATCCTCAGGTGACAGCACAGAAGATTGCAGCTTTGGCGAGGCAAAGAGCACAGGACAAGAACAGACAGACTCCATTCTCTACAGCAGCGCAAGATGCTGGGTTCAGATACTATGGAGGTAAGCTTGATGATATTACAGTTGTAGTCTCTTATGTGGCGGCTTCGAAGGAAGAAGGGTGA